One genomic segment of Polyodon spathula isolate WHYD16114869_AA chromosome 17, ASM1765450v1, whole genome shotgun sequence includes these proteins:
- the LOC121330199 gene encoding DDB1- and CUL4-associated factor 4-like has translation MKRGNWQGRGDWGRADRRRHHNPGRQRERCSHRPAEHRFERGGPGTSQNEPSPETASPSLPQSSLAPELPGFYFDPEKNRYFRLLPGHNNCNPLTREGIQQREQEGRRVRLLEEDEKLRKKSSQTGLNSTVLLQKRHLGLVPETSYCRLIHELKVSSMRRHKLEVQSSDSSSPNTDNFKLIVADSACERVFTVNDVEHGGCKYGIMNFKGCSEGSLSVEMCDNLYFTNRKVNSICWASVTHPDSHVLLCLVGIADTPGCVSLLPASLFSNSNPDQPGMLCSFKISTAWSCAWCLNPQADKKFSTGLSRLVIVTDAVTGRRQTYGINSDVLAQQFALRAPVLYNGCRTGEIFSIDLRQRARRGHGWKGVRFYQDSAITSVRILQDDNYLVAADMLGKIKLWDLRMAKAVQQYEGHYNEHAYLPVHLNEQEGLLLAVGQDCYTRLWSLGDGRLLRTIPSPHPAGKDSVPSVVFSSQLGGRRGLPGLLMAVSQDLYYFSYNSDYQEQRGADA, from the exons ATGAAGAGAGGCAACTGGCAGGGTCGAGGAGACTGGGGAAGAGCTGATCGAAGACGACATCACAATCCAGGCAGGCAAAGGGAACGTTGCAGTCACAGGCCTGCGGAACacag GTTTGAGCGCGGTGGTCCTGGGACGTCCCAGAATGAACCCTCCCCTGAAACAGCCTCCCCGAGCCTGCCCCAGAGCTCACTGGCGCCAG AGCTCCCGGGGTTTTACTTTGACCCTGAGAAGAATCGCTATTTCCGCCTTCTCCCAGGACACAACAACTGCAACCCTCTGACCAGAGAGGGGAtccagcagagggagcaggaGGGGCGCAGGGTGCGGCTACTGGAGGAGGACGAGAAGCTCAGGAAG AAAAGCTCCCAGACTGGTTTGAACTCCACAGTCCTTTTACAGAAGAGACACCTGGGTTTAGTACCAGAGACCTCATACTGCAG GCTGATCCATGAACTGAAGGTGAGCAGCATGAGACGGCACAAGCTGGAGGTGCAGAGTTCAGACTCCAGCAGCCCCAACACAGACAACTTCAAACTCATCGTG GCGGACTCTGCCTGCGAGCGCGTGTTCACTGTGAATGACGTGGAGCATGGGGGCTGCAAGTACGGCATCATGAACTTCAAGGGCTGCAGTGAGGGCTCCCTCTCCGTGGAGATGTGTGATAACCTCTACTTCACCAACCGCAAG GTGAATTCCATCTGCTGGGCATCAGTAACGCACCCTGACTCCCACGTACT GCTTTGTCTGGTGGGCATCGCAGATACCCCCGGCTGTGTCAGCCTTCTGCCAGCTTCCTTATTTAGCAACTCCAACCCAG ATCAGCCGGGAATGCTCTGCAGCTTTAAGATTTCAACAGCCTGGTCCTGTGCCTGGTGCCTTAACCCACAGGCAGACAAGAAGTTTAGCACAG gTTTATCGAGACTGGTGATTGTTACGGACGCTGTGACGGGCCGCAGACAGACCTATGGAATCAACAGTGACGTGCTGGCACAGCAGTTTGCACTGCGG GCTCCAGTGCTGTACAATGGCTGTCGCACGGGAGAGATCTTCAGCATTGACCTGCGGCAGAGAGCCAGGAGGGGGCACGGCTGGAAAGGGGTGCGCTTCTACCAGGACTCTGCCATCACCTCAGTGCGCATCCTGCAGGATGACAACTACCTCGTCGCAGCCGACATGCTGGGGAAG ATAAAGCTCTGGGATCTGCGGATGGCTAAAGCAGTGCAGCAGTACGAAGGGCATTACAATGAGCATGCCTACCTGCCCGTCCACCTGAACGAACAAGAGGGGCTGCTTCTAGCAG TCGGTCAGGACTGCTACACGAGGCTGTGGAGTCTGGGAGATGGTCGGCTGCTGCGGACTATCCCATCGCCCCACCCGGCTGGCAAGGACTCTGTGCCCAGCGTGGTGTTCTCTTCACAGCTTGGGGGCCGCAGGGGCCTGCCAGGACTGCTCATGGCAGTGAGCCAGGACCTCTACTACTTCTCATACAACTCGGACTACCAGGAGCAGCGAGGGGCAGATGCTTAG